In the Halobacteriovorax sp. GB3 genome, GACTGAGTACCTTTCTTCCCTAGGGAAAAAGCAACTGAAAATTGCCGAGACAGAAAAGTATGCACACGTAACATTCTTTTTTAATGGTGGTGAAAAAAAGCCATTTAAAAATGAACAGCATATTCTTATTCCATCACCAAAAGATGTTCAAACATACGATCAAAAGCCAGAAATGAGTGCACCACTCGTTACAGAAAAACTCATTAATGCCATTGATAATGAAAGTGCTGATTTCTATCTAGTAAATTTTGCAAACTCAGATATGGTTGGTCATACGGGAAATTATGAAGCTGCGGTTAAGGCCATTGAAGCTCTAGATAAAAGTGTCGAACAACTTGCAAAAAAATGTGAAGAGAAGAATGTAACACTACTAATTACAGCAGATCATGGAAATAGTGATCAGATGGTTTATCCTGATGGAACTCCTCACACATCACACACAGGTGCTCCTGTACCATTTCTTGTTGTTCATAAAGATTTGAGAGATAAAGAATTTAAAGTGACTGAAGGAAATCATGCTCTAAAGGATGTTTCTCCTACTGTACTCTATTGTATGGGCATAAATATGCCGAAAACATTTGAGGGAATTAATATTTTTACTTAATTAAGGAACATAAAATGAAAAAAGAAATTAAATCTGTAGCAGTCCTTTGTAGTGGTGGAGATAGCCCTGGAATGAACTGTGCTATTCGAAGTGTTGTGAGAACGGCTATCGGTGCAGGTCTTGATGTTTATGGTATCCAGAGGGGCTTCCAAGGCCTTTTAGAAGGAAATATACGACCAATGGATGCCTCAAGTGTTGGTAATATCCTTCAACATGGAGGAACCATTCTTCAAACATCTCGCTGTCCTGAGTTTTTAAGCGCAGACATTAGAAAGGAAGCTGCTCACATTCTTGCGAGAAAGAAAGTTGATAGTCTTATTGTGATTGGCGGAAATGGTTCCTTTAATGGCGCGTGGGCCTTACATAAAGAACATGGTATTCCCGTCGTTGGAATTCCGGGTACAATCGACAACGACATAAGCGGTACCGACTATTCGATTGGTTTTGAAACGGCCGTTCAAACGGCAGTTGATGCTGTCGATAAAATCAGAGATACGGCTCACTCGCACGATCGAACTTTTATTGTTGAAGTTATGGGAAGAAAGTCTCCTGCTATAGCATTAAATGTAGGGCTATGTACAGGTGCTGAAAATATCATTCTTCCTACTCAAAACGAAGAAATCAACTACGATCAGATTGTTCAAGATATTAAGCGAGGACTTAAAAGAGGTAAACTCTCTTCAATTATCATTGTAGCAGAAGGAGAAGAACCAGGTCTTAGCTATCGCGTTCAAGAAAACCTCTCTAAGTATGATATAGATGCACGAGTTTGTATTCTTGGCCACATTCAACGTGGAGGAAACCCAAGTGTGAGAGACAGATTAATTGCCTCTAAAATGGGCTATATTGCAGTTAAAGAACTTATGAAAAATGGAACGAGCTTTGTGACAGGTTATCGAAATGGAAAAGTTACGGCCGTAAATTTCGAGGAATGCTTAGATAAAAATGACAATGTTCCTGATGAATATTTAGATATTGCAAAAAGCTTATCAATATAAAAAAAGCCCCTTTTAAACAAGGGGCTTTTTTTTATGCTACAGCTCTTAAGTGAGATTGAGTTTCATTGTCGCTTTGAATATTATCCGACCAATTTTCCAGAAGGTCGCTAATTTCTCTTGTAAATTGCTTATCACGCTTAATCTCTTTACGAACAAATTTAACAAAGCTAAACCAGTGATCAGATGCTTCATCAAGTACTTTCTGGTACTCACCTTCATCTCTTTCAATTGAATCAAACTCAATTGTAATAAGGTCATTAGCCTTTGTTCCCTCAGGGGCAAAGATATCTAAAAAGATACTTCTTAAACCCTCATCAACCGAAAGTAGCATTCTAACTTTTTGATGAAGAGGATAATCTGTTAATGTGTTTTTCAAAAATTGCTCAGGAAGCTCTTGAATTAATTCAGCTGGAAAGTTATCAAAAGCAATTGTCTTAAGTACCAACGGTTCAGTTTTCTTAGCAAGTACTTTGAAAAGAGAGTTTTCAAGTTCAGGCTTTGACATTGGGATAAGTTTAGCTACTTTATCTACAAATGGCTTCTTATCAACAACTTCAACATATTTTTGAAGTGTTTGCTTAAGCTTTTCTTGGTTATCAAGTACATCTTTTTGAGTAACTTCAACAGACTTATTGATGATTGAATCACGTACACCATCTTCACAATGATTGAGAACTTGGTTAACAAAATTCAAGCTTAGTGCGTTCATTAATAGTGCACCTTGAGCTGGCTCTTCCTCTACTAGTCTAGCAACATTCTCAGGCTTAAGCTTAAGAATTAGATCGTATGTTTCTGGATCATCAATTTCAGATGGAACAATTACACTTTGAACAATCTGGTTACTAATAAAGTCATTGGCCGAAGTAAGCTCAGCTGCAGTTAATGGC is a window encoding:
- the pfkA gene encoding 6-phosphofructokinase, yielding MKKEIKSVAVLCSGGDSPGMNCAIRSVVRTAIGAGLDVYGIQRGFQGLLEGNIRPMDASSVGNILQHGGTILQTSRCPEFLSADIRKEAAHILARKKVDSLIVIGGNGSFNGAWALHKEHGIPVVGIPGTIDNDISGTDYSIGFETAVQTAVDAVDKIRDTAHSHDRTFIVEVMGRKSPAIALNVGLCTGAENIILPTQNEEINYDQIVQDIKRGLKRGKLSSIIIVAEGEEPGLSYRVQENLSKYDIDARVCILGHIQRGGNPSVRDRLIASKMGYIAVKELMKNGTSFVTGYRNGKVTAVNFEECLDKNDNVPDEYLDIAKSLSI